The Thalassomonas actiniarum genome contains the following window.
GTACGCCTGCGGGCACCCAGGTCGACAACTCAGGCTGCCCGGCAATCGAACCTGAGCCTACCCCTGACGATGATTTTGGCATTACCCAGCCAAGCACCAGCTCAGTCAGCTTTTATGTCAACACCAGCGACTGGGCCATAGTCCACTACAAGGTCAACAATGGTGCCCAGCAAAACGTCACTATGGTGGCCGCCGGCAGTCAAAAAACCTATACCGTAGCAGGGCTGAATCCCGGAGACAGCATAGATTACTGGTTTACCTATAACACGCCTACAGGCGCCATAGATACTCCGCCCCAGCCCACCTACCAGGTTTCGTCAGCGCCGGACGGACCGGATACCCCGGATCCGGACAGCGATGGCGACGGTATTCCCGATAGCCGTGATTTATGTGCCGATACCCCATCGGGCACCCAGGTAGATAATAACGGCTGCCCGGTAAGCACGCCGGTTAACCGGGAAGTTGCCAGCGCCAGCGGCCTGCTGGTGGGAGGCGCTGATTCCTCCTTTCCCGGCTTTACCTTATACCGCTTTGATAACGACAGCGCCGGCCAGAGCAACTGCTTTGATACCTGTGCGCAAAGCTGGCCGCCGCTGCTGGTTACCGACGGGGTACCCTCGGGCATCCCTCAGCAAAGCGATTTGAGCACAATCGATCGGGGAAACGGTACGTTCCAGGTGGCTTACCTGGGAAAGCCCCTGTATTTTTATAGCGGCGACACGGCTGCCGGACAAACCCGCGGCCAGGGCCTGAGCGGTCTCTGGTGGACCGTCGCTTACGGCCAGCCGCTGGGAGAAATTGTTCCCCTGTACGATGAAAATACGCCGCTTGCCGATGCCATCACCTTCGACCGGGGCGATGCCCTGATCACCCGGTTTTCTGACCGTGCGCGGGATCGCCACGCCAAGGAAAACCACTTCCAGGCCTATGATCACTTCCTCAGCTTTTACTGGGAAGACCGCACCGCCGCCATCGAGATCATCGATTATGTTGCCAAAGGCGGCAGCAGTATCCGCATGAATGTCAAAACCCTGAACAAACTCGACGACCTGCAGGCGGAAAACCGCTGGTGGTACATGGGCAACAACACCCTGGCGGAATATTGCGGCAACGGCGTGATGGCCACCACAGACAACCGCAACTACGTCAAAGAAGACAGCTGGAACTGCCGGGAAAACCGCCCTATCCAAATCGGCGACAAACTTGAATTTGAAATCAGCCAGTTCCTTGATGCGTCGGCGCTGGCGCGGGGGCGCTCCAACTATTACGGCACCACCTACTTATATATCGTAGGTGAAGGCCTGATGCCCTGGGATGTCACCGACAAGGAAGCCTTTGTCGGCGGCAAGACCTTCCAGCGCGACTCTATCCCGGTGCCCGAATCTGCCCGCGCCGGCGGCGATACCAGTTTGCATGTGCAGATGACCGCAGAGCCCGACGGCCACTTCCAGCAGATGGCCACCAACCTTGCTTACGACAACGGCCAGCCCTGGGTGTTGGGCCGCCGTGTCCATCACAGCTCCTTTGTCGACGGCAGTCATGATGAAAATGCAGAAAACGGCATCTTCGAGGATGTTGCCGGCTTGACCGAGCGCCATTATATCAATGAACGTTGCAGCAGCTGCCATGTGCGCAACGGCCGCGCCGTACCGGCCGGGCCAGGCGAGACACTGGAGAAATGGGTCTTTAAAGTAGGCGACGTAAACGGCAACCCTCATCCTGCCCTGGGCCGGGTACTGCAGGGCCGAGCCAGCAACGCTGCAGGTGAAGGTCTGCCCTCGATCGCATCATGGACAGAAACCGACGGCTTACGCGCCCCCAACTACCAGTTCAGCGGGGTCACCCCGGATAAGTTTTCGGCACGGATCACGCCGCAGTTAAACGGTCTGGGCCTGCTTGAGGCCATCCCCGAAACCAGCATTCTCGCCCTGGCAGATGAAAATGACAGCAACGGCGACGGCATCTCGGGCAAAGCCGCAAAAGTGTTGGATCCGGTCACCGGAGAGACGCGTTTAGGCCGTTTTGGCTACAAAGCGGGCAACGCCAGTGTCAAACACCAGGTCGCTATGGCCTTAAATGCCGACATGGGGGTCATGACCTCGGTCTTACCGACTCCGGACTGCGGCAGCGAGCAAAACGATTGTGCCCGCTCTAACCGCCAGCTGGCCGATGAGCACCTGGAAAACCTGGTAAAATATATTTCCCTGTTAGGGGTAAGATCCCAGCGGGATTATAACGATGCGCAAGTGCTTCGCGGCAAGCAGCTTTTTAATGACATCAGCTGCAATAGTTGTCATGTCGAGCGCTTTGAAACCAGTGAATTTCACCCTCTGGCAGAGCTGCGCAGCCAAAGCGTCTACCCATACACAGATATGTTGTTACACGATATGGGCCCCGGCCTTGCCGATAACTTAGGCGAAGGCCAGGCAACGGGCGCCGAATGGCGTACCGCCCCGTTATGGGGCATAGGTTTAAGCGCCTGTGTCACAGGCGGCGTTACCGGTGCTCCGGGCGGCGTTGCTTTTGGCCTGGACGGCAATGAAAGCTGTACCCCGGCCCACGGCTACCTGCACGATGGCCGCGCCCGTACCCTGGATGAAGCCATTCGCTGGCACGGCGGCGAAGCGCAAAACGCCGCCCTCGCCTATCAGAACCTGCATGCAGACGATAAGGCAGCATTGCTGAAATTTATCGGCTCATTATAAGCATAAGCCGGGCTGTCCGGCAGCTGAAAGTTTTACACACCAGGCCCGCTTACCGGCGGGCCTGCTCCTTCTCCTGCAAATGCCTGAGCAGCTCAGGCTTTAGCTGCCCAAGCAGGTCGTCACTCTTCCTGCAAGCAGAAGCCAGTGCCTGCCAGCCATCTGTCCCCAGAATCTCTATGGCCTCGACCTCTAGCCTGGCTACAGGCTGCTGGCGACATTGCCCTTGCCAGTAGCCGCTTAACCTGAAGATGCCCTGAGCCGTGTGTATCCTGCTGATGTGAAATGGCAACAATGTATAACCCCGGTCAATAACCACAAGATCTGGAACAATAGCGGAGTTGGGGAAAAATGAACAGCTTTGGCTGCACCATAAAAGTAATAATGGATCCCTTTCAAGTAGCTAAAGTACCTTCCCTGAACGAGGATAAAATAGCAGCAGTCAGTTGTCCTGCCATATACCCGGGTAAAAAAATAACATACACTGACACGGCTAAACCTTGCTACAGGTTAATGAAAGAATGCCAAGCACAGAAACCGAGATCACCGGCCTTAGCAACTGACCCGACAAAAGTAGGCTCCATTGAAGTTTAACCTGAGCATCAAGCCCAAGTGGCTGATCCGTTTGCTAAAAACACATCAAAACCATATACACCTGAACGGCCAAGGCTTAACCTGTGCCCGCAGCGGCTTACACAGGAGCTTCCCCTGGCAGGAAATATCTGCCCTACCGGTCCTTGACCGGGGGTTTTTCTCCGCCGCCCTGGTATGGCGTCATCAGGGCAAGGTTTACCGTTTCAGCTGGTTCAAAAAGCCGCTGGCAGAAAAAGTGCTGACCCAGGCCAGCCAGGCCTGGTGTCATGTCCATGGCCACAAGCTGGTCCGGGCCGCCGATCACTGTTGCCGGCTGTTGTACCCCAATAAAAAGAAGTGCTATTTGCGCCACCAGAGCTGGCTAAATATTAAAGCCTGCGCACAAACCGCCCTGGCTCCCTGGCCGGAGTTCATGCCAAAAGCCTTGCTGACAGACGCACAGCAGCAAGCCTTTCATCACCTGCAGCAGTTGAGCCGCTGGAGTGAAAGCGACTTAGAGCAATACCGCCAGGCATATATCGGCCAGCAACAAAGCCGTTATGCCGATTTTTTCTGCCGGGTGGAAAGCAATCCGCTGACCACACAGCAGCAAATTGCCTGTATCAGCGACGAACACAACAATTTAGTGCTGGCAGGCGCAGGTACGGGAAAAACCAGTGTCATGGTGGGACGTACCGGTTACCTGCTGCAAAGCAAGCAGACCGGTCCCGGTGAAATCCTGCTGCTGGCGTTTGGCAACAAGGCCGCCAAAGAAATGGACGAGAGGATCAAGCAGCGCCTGGACAGGGAAGATATCAGGGCTTCGACCTTCCATGCCCTGGGGCAGGCCATTATCAGCAAAGTCGAGGGGCGTCCCCCGCAGTTAACACCGCTGGCACAAGATGAAACCGCTAAACAATTTTGGCTGGAGCAACAGTTACAGCAGCTGTTAACCGGCCAGGGAGCTGATCACGACTACCCTGCCCTGATCTTAAGCTATCTTGAGCGCTACCGCTATCCCAGGCACAGTGCTTTTGATTTTACCACCCTGGCACAGCACATCGACTACCTGAAAGACAATAAAATCCTCAGCCTGGCAGGCGATAAGGTACACAGCTATGGTGAGCTGCTCATTGCCGACTATTTATATAAAACCGGCATCCACTACCGCTACCGTCAACACTACTGTGTGGATCAAACAGGCACAGCTGCTGCCCCTTCAGCGGTAAAAACTCCGGATTCACGTCCCTATAAACCGGCATTTTATTTACCCGCTTACGATATCGTCATTGAATTTCGCCATCTCAAGGCTGACGGGGAAACTCCCCCGTTTATCAACCGCTCAGATTATCACCAGCAAATTGCCTGGCAGCGCCGGCTCCATAAAAGCACTGATACCCGCCTGATCGAGCTGGATGAAAATTTATTAACCGGCGCTAAGTTAACCCGGACACTTGCGCAGCAATTGAAAAAATATGCCGTGCCTTTAACCCCAGCCGATGACCAGAGTCTGCTGGCAAAGTTTGCCGACAACGGCGATTTAGCCAAACTGGGGCAGTTACTGGCCCGGACATTAACCTTATATAAGGCCGGCGGCTTTGATAAAACCCGCCTGGACAAACACCTGAAAACCTTTTATGCCGCCAAGCCCGAAGCAATAGAACGCGGCGGGCCCGAGCAGATCAATTTAACCCTGCAGCTGCTTGCCCCCCTGTACCAGGCCTACCAGGCCATGCTGGCCAAAGAAGGGCAAATCGACTTCGACGATATGATCGCTAAGGCCACAGCCTATGTCAGCTCAGGGCAATTTACCTGCCCCTGGCGTTATATCATGGTGGATGAATTTCAGGATATCTCCGTCCCCAGGGCCAGGCTGATCAAAGCGCTGCGCGATGCCGTCAGCGGCGCTTCCCTGTTTTGTGTCGGCGACGACTGGCAGGCGATATACCGCTTTGCCGGCTCAGATGTCAGTTTAACCCGGCATTTTGCCGCTTATTTTGGCCAAACCTGCGTCACCACACTGGATAAAACTTTCCGTTTTAATAACAGCATTTGCGATATTGCCAGCCGCTTTGTCAGCCGGAATCCGGCACAATTAACGAAAAAACTGACCACGCTTGACCGGGTGAAAGCTCCGGCAATCACCCTGATGCCGCTGGCATTAACAGGGCCTTTCGATATAACAAGCTGTCAGAAGCTCAGCAACAATCTCTTCAGCCCGCTGGCCGATATCTTAAAAGGTATCGGCCTGGCGCAGGCAAAATCAGACAAGAAAAGGCCATCTTCGGTTTTGCTGCTGGCACGCTATCATCATTTACTACCGGATAAACACACGTTAGCGTCCCTGGCACAGCAATTTCCTGCATTGGCAATCAAGGGCCTGAGTATCCATGCCAGTAAAGGCATGGAAGCCGATATCGTCTTCGTCCTTGGCTTACACCAGGGAAATCACGGCTTCCCGGCAGAAAAAAGCGAACCTCTGCTGATAGATGCCTTATTGCCGCTCGAAGGCAATGACAGTCAAAGCCCGGCCCACGCGGAAGAACGCCGGTTATTTTATGTAGCCCTGACCCGGGCCAAAGATCATGTTTATTTGCTGGCAGATCAACAAAAGCCCAGTGAATTTATCCGGGAGTTGCTCACAGATCAGTACCCGATAAACAAAGAAGCTGCAGATAGCTATGGCTTATCTGCAGCGTGGACAGAAAAGACTGGCCAAAACGGTTCAGCTTCAAGCCAGACAAATTGCCGGGTCTGTAAAACGGGAGTATTAACCGCCAGATCGGGACGATACGGCAACTTTTATGGCTGTTCGAATTATCCCTATTGCGAACACCATGAAGAAGCCGGAGACAATGGCCCACAGCCATCAAGTGAAAACCGTCAACAGCATAAAGCCGCGGCGAAAAAAGTCGTCCCGTCTTAAACAAAAAACCCCGCTAATCGGTTGTTAAAACCGAGTAACGGGGAGTCTGACGTAACTGAACTTGGCGGATGGCTTTCTTTGGTTTTTACCTGGACTTGCAGCTAAAGACCACTTTAAACAAGTGTAGACGGATCCTGTCATTTACACATTACAGCATATTACAATAATATTTTTCCTATAAAGTCAACAAGTTAAACAAGCTCTTTATTTAACCGTTCCCGCACCGCCATTAACGCAAATCCCAGCAGGTTCAGTCCTTGCCAGTGAGCGGGATCTTCAATAGCCGCATCATCGGCGGCCAGGCCTACACCCCAGATATTATCCACCGGGCTTGCCTCCACCAATACCCGCTCGCCGGTATTGAGCAAAAATGCTTTAAGTTCAGGTCGCTGGCTAAATTTAGCCAGATTAGCCTCCACGACAATAGCAAAGCGCTCCTGTTGCCAGACTTTATCGTCAAACCCCATAACATTACGGCCTGACTTTTTAGCTTCTCCCGGGGTCCGTGCCGCCGATATTTTTTCAAACGCACTTTGATCTTTAAAAAGCAGCGCCTTGCGGGCCATCATATAATGCTCCGCGGTTGGATAGCGCCTGCCGTCAACGTCAAAAGGCGCCTGATACCATTGGCTAAAACAACTTTTGCCAATCCCTGCCTTTGGCTTTTGATGTCCCCAGAAATAAAGATATCTGACTTTTTCACCCCGGTTAAGGGCTGCATGCAAGGCTTCAAGACTTACCATATGTTAATGAAGATCCGTAATTTAGTGGTTGTTATTTCAGGTATTCATGCCTTTTATCAGCTCAATACCCTAGTCCCGGGATACTAACATTAATACCTGCATTTAAAAATGCCGGTTCGCCACATGGGTCCCACACTCGCCATAGCGCCAATAAGCACAAAATAACCCCAACGAAGGTTTACTTTTTAAAGCGACTTTGTACTATGGTACTTTTCTTTATTGACGCTTCATCTGACAACCAAGCAATAAGAGCCTGATTTAATGCCCAATGCGATTACGATTAAAAGAAAAGTCCGGTTCGGTGATTGCGATCCCGGCGGCATAGTATATACCCCCAGGTTTGCCGACTTTGCCATAGAAGCCGTAGACAGTGCCTTAGCAGTATTATTTGAACGTAAAGGCGGCATCTCAGCACTGATGAATTTTGGCATCATGCCACCGGCAAGATCTTTATCTTTTGAGTTTTTACACCCGGTCACCTGGGATGACGAACTCAGTATCAAGGTATCGGTGGATGAAATTCGGCTACATGCGTTTTGCTTCTTGATTGAGGGGTACTTAGCCGATAATACCCTGGCCTTTAGCGCCCGTCTGACCCAGGTTTGTGTATCGCCCGAGACGAAAAAAACCGTCAAAATCCCGGAAATGCTTAAAGTCAGGCTGGCGCAATTACACGGATAGCGGCCAAACAGCCATTACCCCGCTATGAAAGCTGCTCACCACAATAAAGTCCTTTATTGACACAGGGTATGCCGACTGGGGTGTGAATATCTTTTTTAACTGTCGTTTTTTTTAGCCTCAACCGTTTATCTTCAACGCCTGCGGGACCAGAATGTTGCCCCAGACCAGCGGTGCTCATGGCGATAGCATTTTTTACGCAAACGTAAATAATGTTCAAAGTGATCGACAACTTCCTGCTGATAGGCATCAAGCTGCGCCTTTTTGGTATGTTTATCAGTCGAAGTTAACTGGGTTTGCACCGCCTTGGCACCATGACAGGCTGAAGTCATGGCAAAACCTAAGCCTATGGCGGAAATAGGATCAAAGGAAGCGGCGGCATCCCCTACGGCAATAAAGTTTTTCTTCAACACCGAATGGGTGATGTGGCTGCTGGCATTTCGCACCCAGGGGGCGCCGGCTAACACAGCCCCCCCTTTTCCGCCAAATTTAATATGTCGGCTCTGAGCGAGTAACTGCTGCCAATTCTCCGGTTGATTTAACCTGTGCTGACCGATAATATCGGCATCAGAGAAAAAAGCCACCACCTGGCGCTGATCCGGTAGTCTGGCGCAATACCACCAGCCAAGTTCATGACTCTCCATCACTTGTTCTTGTTTGGTTTTTCGGCTTTTATCAAAATGAAAAAATGCCCCGACTCCCATTAACTTGTCGTGCCTGGCACTGAGCACCCCCACCTGACGGCAAACATCGGCCTTACGTCCGCAAGCATCAATTAAATAACGGCCATTCAGTTTAAACCGGCCCTGACTGCGGTTTTTCAGGTTCAATTGCCAGCTGTGATCGGCGCCCTGGGCAAAACCGGTACACCGGGTTCGGGAATAAACCAGGCCCCCTCTGGCAGCGACGTAACCAAGCAAGACAAAGTCAAATTTCTCCCGATCCAGGCGAAAAGCCTTGTTGTCTATGTTAAAGAGCTCCTGCACACTCACCGGCTCATCACCGCCCCAATAACTGGTTTGGTTATAACAAGGTAAAAAAGTGTCCTCGGGAAAAGCTGACTTGGTTATTTTTAAATAACCGAGTAAGTCAAAAATATCTGAGCCGACATGCTCTGCCACCCGGACATCATTTAAGTCCGCTTGTTCAACCAAAGTGACCTTAAGATCTGAGTAGGTTAACAGGGTCAATGCCGCCGCCGCCCCGGCAGGGCCTGCGCCGACAATAATAACGTCGGTATTGATCTCTGTTTGTTCCAGCGGGTCAGTCATTGCTTGATACCCACCGAGTACACCGCGTGCGCTATGCTTAAATCGGCTTTAACCGCTATACAAGGTTTTAATTTTCTCTGTCTTATAAGCATTTGTGAAAAACTCCCTGTCAGCGGTTCCGTGATCAGTAAAGCTAAAGAGCCATTGATGAAAAGTTTCTGATAATGCAGGATTTATTAACCCCAGCCTAAGTAGAGTCTAGTTAAGGAGCAGTAAGAATTTAGTATCAGCTTGGTATCAGTTTTCGCCCTGTTTTCACTGCGGCTTGAGAAACGCAAAAAATATCCATCCTGTTGGCTATTTCCCGTCCGCCTGGCTGTACTAAACGCGATAAATTGCATAAGCTGCTTACACACAACAAAAGTTTGTGTTATAAAAGTGATGCCGATGAAAAATAATTTTCCCTCCGGCATCATAAAAACACAGATCTGTTACTCTGTTTAACACATTCTTTACATACTAATAATCAGGATCGTTGATGACGATATTCAACTTTGGTTCGATCAATATCGACCATGTTTACTCTGTTGATCATTTTGTTCGCCCCGGCGAAACCATGACTTCGGATCATTACCAGAAAATTCTCGGCGGTAAAGGAGCCAACCAGTCGGTTGCCCTGGCCAAAGCAGGTTGTGACGTGGTGCATGTGGGGGCGATCTCAAAACAAGACACTCACCTTTTGGCTGAACTTGAAGGCAAAGGGGTGAATACCGAGCAAATTGCCACATTAGATCTGGCCACAGGTCATGCCATTATCCAGGTTAATAAAGAGGCAGAAAATGCCATCGTGTTGTTTGCCGGGGCCAACCATGCCCTAAACGCACCGCAAATCAAGCAAGTATTGGCCAATGCCGATAAAAATGACTGGGTACTATTACAAAACGAAACCAACGAAATCGACACCATAATCACCACAGCTAAAGCACATGGCTTAACTGTGGTTTATAATCCGGCCCCCATGGATAAATCCCTGGTTGAAAAACACTTGGCGGATATCGATTTGTTAATCGTTAATGAAGTTGAAGCCATGGATTTAGCCGGTGTCGACAATGTCGATGCTGCCCAGAGTAACCTTGTTTCGCAGCACCCTAACTTACAGATCCTGATGACCTTAGGGGCCGAAGGGGTACGTTACCTTAACGGGGAAGCTATCACACAGGTACCTGCCTTTAAAGTCAAAGCCGTCGACACCACCGCCGCCGGAGATACTTTTATCGGTTACGCCCTGGCAGGTTTTACCAATCATCTGAGTGTTGAAAACGTGCTTAGGCAGGCCTGCGCCGCCTCTGCCATCTGTGTCACCCGCGAAGGCGCCAGTACGGCGATCCCGGGCCATGAAGAAGTCAGCCAGTTTTTAAAAGAGAAGTAAGATGACACGTAAAATTATTATTGATACAGATCCCGGCATCGATGATGCCATGGCGATCATGCTGGCATTTAATGCTCCCTCGCTTGACGTGCTGGGTTTAACCACAACTTTTGGCAATGTCCCGGTCTCCCTGGCAACGTCCAATGCCCTGAAGCTGGCGGAGCTGGCACAAAAAAATGTCCCGGTGGCCGAAGGGGTGGCAACACCTTTAGCGGCGCCGCAATTACCTCACCCCGACTTTGTCCACGGCAAAGACGGTTTTGGTAATATCAACTGGCCGGCAGAAACCACTAAAGCCGATGGCCGCAGCGCCGCCGAATTTATTGTCGAGACCGTACGGGCCAATCCCAACGAAGTCACATTAATCGCCCTGGGACCGCTGGGTAACCTGGCCAAGGCACTGGAACTGGACCCGGAAATCGTCAACCTGGTGGATGAAGTGATATTAATGGGGGGCGCCGCGGTTGAGCCGGGCAATGTTACCCCGGTGGCAGAAGCCAATATTATCAACGACCCCCACGCCGCCGATATCGTCTTTACCGCCGACTGGCCGGTGACTATGGTGGGCCTGGATGTCACCCATAAGGTGATGATGGATGAAACCTTATTGCAAAAAATCCGCGCCGCCGACAGTAAAGCCGGAGAATTGTTATATCAGTCGACCCAGTTCTATTTTGACTTTTACAATAAAACCTTCGGCATCGAAGGCTGCTTTGTCCATGATGCTTCCACCATAGTCTATGCCATGGCCCCTGATGTCTTTACCACAGAGCCTGGCATTGTCCGCGTCGCTACCGAAGGGGTCGCCATAGGACAAACCATTATTGCCCACCCGGATAAACATTATCCACTGCCCCACTGGCAGGATAAGCCGCAAAGCAAGATCTGCATGGGGGTCGACAGCAAGCGCCTGTTGGCCGTTATAGAAGACACCTTTGCCGGCGCCGCTTAAGGCAATAAGCCGGCGTAAAAGCGCATATCAAGGCCAGAGCCGAACGGGTGACTGGCCTTTTTTCACTCTTTTTTTCTATATTTCTCAATAAGTTTTGTTAAAGTCCCGTCAGCCTGTGCCCGCTTGAGTTCGCGGTTAATTTCGGGTAATAACATCGCACAGGGGATTTTCTTGAGAAGGCAAAATGCACCGCCAGCGCGGCAAGCAGGGTCGGCAAAGCAACACTTGTGGTATGCAACTGGCGCTGTTTCAAGTAACTGAACATATCGGCATGGTCATGAATAAGATAATCCGTCAAACCGCTAAATAATGCCCGGATCATCACCTTTTTGTCGCTTAGCTCCTGTAGCTGCAATTTCTTTTCCCGGATAATACGGCCAAAGTCTTCGCCAAAGCTGCTGCCGCTCAGGTAAATGCCGGTTAAACCTTTCAAGTCGGCATAGTGTTGATAAGGAAAAACCTTGTCGTTTAAGACAAAAATATAGGACTTATTATAAAAATAGGGCCTGGGGTACTGAAAAATCGCCCCTCTGGGCTCATTCCAGTACAAGGCGGACATCATATCCAGCTGGCCGGATTCTAAATATTTTAACCCCCTCTTCCAGGGAAGCCAGGCCTTAAATTCAAGCTTAAGCGCCATTTTATCCCCGATATGCCGGATCAGATCATAACCTATGCCTTGAGGGTGCTCGGTGTCTTTAGCGACAAAAGCCACGGGAAACCAGCGGTTTGAGCCACCAAGCACAACTTTATGGCAGATATTCTCTTGTGCAGCCACTGGCTGAGACAAAAACATCAGCAAAGATAACAAGAACAGTTTGAGCAAGAGAACCCCCTGTTACGAATACCTGCCGCCTAAAGGCTGAAGCAATAAACAGGATAGTTGAAAAAGCTTTACCTGCATCAGGGTAAAGCCTTTATCCGGCCAGCTTTTTCATCGAGACTTGCAACTGAAACAGCAATAATATCCCCGTCAGCGCCAGCCCCAAACCGATCCCCGCCCAGATCCCCGCCAGCTGAAAATTAGCCATCAACAGCCAGGCCGCGGGCAGCCCCGCCAGGCAATAGCCGACGGCGGTTAACAGTGCCGGCACAGTAACAATTTTTAACCCCCGCAAGATATTAAGCGCCATTAACTGCCAGGCATCCACCACCAGGCAACAGGCGGTGACCAGGATCACGGTCGGCAGGATCAACACCAGCTCTTCAAAAAGCACATCTTGCTCACTGGCAAATAAAGCGGTTAATCCATTGGGATACAAGATAAAGGCTATCCCGATCACCGCGCTGATCACAGTCGCCAGCACTAAACCGTTTACCGATGTCTTTTTAATTTCGGCTTTACCCTGTCCGGCGCCAAATTGCTGCCCGACTTCCATCGATGTCGCCTGGGCAATGCCAAAGGCAATATTCCAGGAAAAGCTTAAAATTTGCAGGGCGATCTGGTGTATTGCCAGCGATACCGCCCCTAAAGTGCCTGCCATCAGGGCGGCTCCCGAGATCAAACTGTATTCGGTTAAGGTGGCGAGCGCGACCGCACTACCGATTTTTATCAAAGGTAAAGTCGTCGCCAGGCGATATTCGGACCACAGGCGCCAGGGGCGATAGCGGCTAAATGCCGGACGGGTAAACAGCCAAAAGAGATATCCCGCTGCAGTAATAAAAGCGGCAATTGCCGTTCCCGCCCCTATGCCGCTCACCCCGAGGTGAAAATGAAACGCCAACAAATAACTCAGCACAATATTTAACAGCACAGAAATTACAGTGATCCACAGCACCGACTTACCCGCAGCAAAAGCCACAGCAAAACTGCGCGCCACCAACAGCAGCAGGGTCGGTAGCATGGCCCATTTAAGCGTATCCAGATATTGCATGGCGACGGTAATGATAGCACCGTCCTGCCCGGCCAGGACAAATAAAACCTCAAGGTTGTAAAACAGCGGCAACAGCGCCAGGGAAACCAGTACAGACAATAACAGGCTGCCTTTAATGATTTTACGGATTTCCCGCTCATTTTCCCCGCCCCGCCCTTGTTCGCCACAAGCTATCGCCAGTAAATTGGCCGACGAGCCGATCACACTGTGCACCAGGATAAAGATAAAACCATAAACCGAGGCCGCCAAACCACCGGCAGCCAAGGTAGTGACGCTGATCTGCGCCATCATCCAGACATCGGACAATACCATCAGCTGGGCGACTAATTGTGAAATGATCAGAGGTACTGCCAGTTTTACTAATTTTTTCACCTTAAGGCCCTATTACTTTGAATATCAGCCAAGATACCCGGGAGTTACTTGCTTTTCAAACGACATTTATGCGAATCTGGCATGCAGAAATCTCATGCGAAAAATCATACTAAAAACCGAGTTCAAAAAAGCGTCCAGCCGGAGAGGTCCAATGCAACGTCATGTTTTAAAACGCCACGGTAAATTGCCGCAATCCCTCAACAGCTTGCGGGTATTTGAAGCGGCCGCCCGCTATTTAAGTTTTACCGATGCCGCCACAGAGCTCAATGTCACCCAAAGTGCCGTCAGCCGCCAAATCCGCCAACTCGAAGATAACTTAGGTTTAACCTTGTTTATCCGCCTGCACAGATCGCTGGCGTTAACCAATGAAGGACGGGAATTATCCACCTTATTGACCCGGCAGTTCGGAGAATTAAACCGCGCTATTTATCAACTGACTCCTTCACAGCAGGGGGAGTTGAAGGTTAAGGTAGAAACCAGT
Protein-coding sequences here:
- a CDS encoding NADAR family protein → MVSLEALHAALNRGEKVRYLYFWGHQKPKAGIGKSCFSQWYQAPFDVDGRRYPTAEHYMMARKALLFKDQSAFEKISAARTPGEAKKSGRNVMGFDDKVWQQERFAIVVEANLAKFSQRPELKAFLLNTGERVLVEASPVDNIWGVGLAADDAAIEDPAHWQGLNLLGFALMAVRERLNKELV
- a CDS encoding acyl-CoA thioesterase, giving the protein MPNAITIKRKVRFGDCDPGGIVYTPRFADFAIEAVDSALAVLFERKGGISALMNFGIMPPARSLSFEFLHPVTWDDELSIKVSVDEIRLHAFCFLIEGYLADNTLAFSARLTQVCVSPETKKTVKIPEMLKVRLAQLHG
- the lodB gene encoding lysine-epsilon-oxidase maturase LodB codes for the protein MTDPLEQTEINTDVIIVGAGPAGAAAALTLLTYSDLKVTLVEQADLNDVRVAEHVGSDIFDLLGYLKITKSAFPEDTFLPCYNQTSYWGGDEPVSVQELFNIDNKAFRLDREKFDFVLLGYVAARGGLVYSRTRCTGFAQGADHSWQLNLKNRSQGRFKLNGRYLIDACGRKADVCRQVGVLSARHDKLMGVGAFFHFDKSRKTKQEQVMESHELGWWYCARLPDQRQVVAFFSDADIIGQHRLNQPENWQQLLAQSRHIKFGGKGGAVLAGAPWVRNASSHITHSVLKKNFIAVGDAAASFDPISAIGLGFAMTSACHGAKAVQTQLTSTDKHTKKAQLDAYQQEVVDHFEHYLRLRKKCYRHEHRWSGATFWSRRR
- a CDS encoding UvrD-helicase domain-containing protein → MKFNLSIKPKWLIRLLKTHQNHIHLNGQGLTCARSGLHRSFPWQEISALPVLDRGFFSAALVWRHQGKVYRFSWFKKPLAEKVLTQASQAWCHVHGHKLVRAADHCCRLLYPNKKKCYLRHQSWLNIKACAQTALAPWPEFMPKALLTDAQQQAFHHLQQLSRWSESDLEQYRQAYIGQQQSRYADFFCRVESNPLTTQQQIACISDEHNNLVLAGAGTGKTSVMVGRTGYLLQSKQTGPGEILLLAFGNKAAKEMDERIKQRLDREDIRASTFHALGQAIISKVEGRPPQLTPLAQDETAKQFWLEQQLQQLLTGQGADHDYPALILSYLERYRYPRHSAFDFTTLAQHIDYLKDNKILSLAGDKVHSYGELLIADYLYKTGIHYRYRQHYCVDQTGTAAAPSAVKTPDSRPYKPAFYLPAYDIVIEFRHLKADGETPPFINRSDYHQQIAWQRRLHKSTDTRLIELDENLLTGAKLTRTLAQQLKKYAVPLTPADDQSLLAKFADNGDLAKLGQLLARTLTLYKAGGFDKTRLDKHLKTFYAAKPEAIERGGPEQINLTLQLLAPLYQAYQAMLAKEGQIDFDDMIAKATAYVSSGQFTCPWRYIMVDEFQDISVPRARLIKALRDAVSGASLFCVGDDWQAIYRFAGSDVSLTRHFAAYFGQTCVTTLDKTFRFNNSICDIASRFVSRNPAQLTKKLTTLDRVKAPAITLMPLALTGPFDITSCQKLSNNLFSPLADILKGIGLAQAKSDKKRPSSVLLLARYHHLLPDKHTLASLAQQFPALAIKGLSIHASKGMEADIVFVLGLHQGNHGFPAEKSEPLLIDALLPLEGNDSQSPAHAEERRLFYVALTRAKDHVYLLADQQKPSEFIRELLTDQYPINKEAADSYGLSAAWTEKTGQNGSASSQTNCRVCKTGVLTARSGRYGNFYGCSNYPYCEHHEEAGDNGPQPSSENRQQHKAAAKKVVPS
- a CDS encoding ribokinase codes for the protein MTIFNFGSINIDHVYSVDHFVRPGETMTSDHYQKILGGKGANQSVALAKAGCDVVHVGAISKQDTHLLAELEGKGVNTEQIATLDLATGHAIIQVNKEAENAIVLFAGANHALNAPQIKQVLANADKNDWVLLQNETNEIDTIITTAKAHGLTVVYNPAPMDKSLVEKHLADIDLLIVNEVEAMDLAGVDNVDAAQSNLVSQHPNLQILMTLGAEGVRYLNGEAITQVPAFKVKAVDTTAAGDTFIGYALAGFTNHLSVENVLRQACAASAICVTREGASTAIPGHEEVSQFLKEK